One stretch of Toxoplasma gondii ME49 chromosome XI, whole genome shotgun sequence DNA includes these proteins:
- a CDS encoding hypothetical protein (encoded by transcript TGME49_312130): MEEERQAARRKRSETCVPVGASSWPVNETSWKSTGDSASSAASVLAVRGRRISEAARESLQTRLGRPTWWLAVDISDAGFPGSSAPSQTRCAYSPDVQCEEFLADILEQCFRTPACLSSPLDAASLGIQASLSSAVTRALAASSLLRSGDVQTLEANNWLAAVEKAVCRDFSLEASGGARRAPCIQAERARGDERGEPTPFASPARSHSSFRAQRTRARESGCSAFLFEEARPHQLVVSASKAQRVRRKKEKRSEKQNAGSACGVRRPELARGRAPANSEERQKRPQGHLRNPGGNSRERANANFSMSSLSTASLTPSETSSLSSRPRPPASPAASELSPDLLLFSTSTETETREADLSDEVSLLAFWRNLQLRLCRRLLPPHTLAPFQDALPSSSLFSSARPSSSSLLASPASLCTVGKHSDVSGQPNSSSPRCQDASSLRQSSSLPSSSLSSACCPLSSSSCSSSSSQDVLEVARVSSTWRFSAVRPVPPPGFQLRPLVLDGVNVATVEVCVRRRAPLRLSSSSLLCVFPPQDRFRCEACGRLLGDAELAFDGCLLEEAVDFFLHANATQICVVLPAWRLREARSLAVASNRRKKQERLSRCAAGAVRRAQSVSAAGARTEGRRQATAGDRRGSVQLRGSSVARLGRESGCVGGCGRETLDNDQCTKSSDCHFCNFTPASSSSSGSSAWRYRRAVMVGSEAVLRLEKKGVLVLAPSRFPRCSLDSGSSFDTRFSSCYDDLLALTVTEHQRGCLISRDGFADILNSSHGMAFLRCILRHSLRFRLTAGRFQLEEPGPNWDRRSCTYAPEVSVRTHTLHALYETKEAAAAREMQNRGFS, translated from the coding sequence atggaggaagagcgacaggCGGCGAGACGCAAGAGATCTGAAACCTGTGTTCCGGTGGGGGCGTCTTCCTGGCCAGTGAACGAGACGTCGTGGAAGTCGACGGGAgactctgcttcctctgctgcttccgTGCTCGCAGTGCGTGGAAGAAGAATCTCCGAGGCCGCCCGTGAGTCCTTGCAGACGCGACTTGGTCGTCCAACGTGGTGGCTGGCCGTCGACATTTCCGATGCCGGCTTCCCCGGatcttctgcgccttcgcaAACTCGTTGTGCGTACTCGCCTGACGTCCAGTGTGAAGAGTTCTTGGCAGACATCTTGGAGCAGTGCTTCAGGACACCCGcgtgtctttcctcgcctctcgacGCAGCTTCCCTAGGCATTCAGGCGAGTCTAAGCTCTGCGGTGACGCGGGCGCTGgcggcttcctctctcctgcgctCTGGAGATGTTCAGACACTCGAGGCAAATAACTGGTTAGCCGCAGTCGAGAAGGCTGTGTGTCGCGACTTCTCTCTTGAGGCCTCTGGGGGCGCGAGGCGCGCGCCCTGCATCCAGGCTGAACGCGCGAGAGGGGATGAACGAGGAGAACCAACGcccttcgcgtctcctgcgcGTTCGCACTCCTCGTTCAGAGCCCAACGGACGCGCGCAAGAGAGAGTGGATGttcggcgtttctcttcgaagaagcgaggccGCATCAgctggtggtgtccgcgtCCAAGGCACAGCGcgtgagaaggaagaaggaaaagaggagcgagaaacagaacgcTGGGAGTGCTTGCGGAGTGAGACGTCCGGAACTCGCTCGTGGACGCGCGCCCGCGAATtcggaagagagacaaaagaggcCGCAAGGTCATCTCCGAAACCCTGGGGGAAACTCCCGAGAAAGAGCGAACGCGAATTTTTCCATGTCATCCCTTTCCACTGCTTCTTTGACTCCTTCAGAgacttcgtctctgtcttcacgTCCCCGGCCGCCTGCATCTCCTGCGGCTTCTGAGCTGTCGCCTGATTTGCTTCTGTTTTCCACCTCcactgaaacagaaacaagagaggcaGATCTTTCGGATGAGGTGTCTCTGCTCGCTTTCTGGAGAAACCTCCAGCTGCGTCTTTGCCGCCGTCTCCTACCTCCGCACACCCTCGCTCCTTTCCAGGAcgctctcccgtcttcttctcttttctcttctgctcgtccttcttcttcttctcttctcgcttctcctgcctctctctgcactgTCGGGAAACACAGCGACGTCTCCGGACAGCCGAACTCTTCGAGTCCCCGTTGTCAAGACGCGAGCAGCCTGCGTCagtcctcgtctcttccctcttcttctctctcttctgcctgctgtcctctctcttcatcctcgtgttcctcttcttcttcgcaggaCGTCCTGGAGGTTGCCCGAGTTTCTTCGACTTGGCGCTTCAGCGCGGTGCGTCCGGTGCCTCCGCCTGGGTTTCAACTCCGCCCCCTCGTCCTGGACGGCGTGAACGTCGCGACCGTGGAGGTTTGCGTGCGTCGCCGGGCGCCGCTTCGTCTCAGCTCGTCATCTctgctctgcgtcttccctcCCCAAGACCGGTTTCGCTGTGAGGCCTGCGGGCGACTTCTGGGGGACGCCGAGCTCGCCTTCGACGGCTGCCTGCTCGAGGAAGCAGTGGACTTCTTCCTGCACGCAAACGCGACCCAGATCTGCGTCGTATTGCCGGCCTGGCGTCTCAGGGAGGCTCGGAGTTTGGCTGTGGCCTcaaacagaaggaaaaagcaagagaggctctctcgctgcgcGGCCGGCGCGGTGCGCCGCGCCCAGTCTGTGAGCGCCGCCGGCGCGAGAACCgagggacggagacaggcgacagcgggagacagaagaggctCTGTGCAGCTGCGGGGGTCCAGTGTGGCGCGCCTCGGACGCGAGTCTGGCTGCGTGGGCGGCtgcggaagagaaacgctcGACAACGACCAATGCACCAAGTCGTCTGATTGTCATTTCTGCAACTTCACAcctgcctcctcttcatcgtctGGATCTTCTGCGTGGAGATATCGTCGAGCGGTGATGGTGGGGTCGGAGGCAGTGCTGcggctggagaagaagggtgTCTTGGTTCTAGCCCCGAGTCGGTTTCCGCGTTGTTCCCTCGACTCCGGGAGCAGCTTTGACACCCGGTTTTCCTCCTGCTACGACGACCTTCTCGCGCTCACGGTCACGGAGCACCAGCGCGGCTGTCTGATCTCCCGCGATGGCTTCGCAGACATCCTCAACTCTTCGCATGGCATGGCGTTCCTTAGATGCATTCTCCGACACTCCCTCCGCTTCCGCCTCACCGCCGGGCGCTTCCAACTCGAGGAACCGGGGCCGAACTGGGACCGCCGCAGCTGTACGTACGCCCCAGAGGTGTCTGTTCGGACGCACACCTTGCATGCGCTCTacgagacgaaggaggcggccGCAGCGCGGGAAATGCAAAACCGAGGCTTTTCCTGA